TGGAAGACCCACCACATTTGCGGTTCCCTGGAAAGTTCCAGCCCCAGTGGTTTTTTTTCATTTATCTATAtatttgtacatatgtatgtatatgtaagtGAGTGGGAAAGATTGTCTTCTTGTAGGTACAAAGAGTCAACCGTTAATAGTTAATATATACGAGCAATGGTGGCGTGCTATTTGATAAGTATATTATGAATACTTTTCGGCTTATACACACTAGTATGTATGCAGTTttaataacttttgataaCTTCTGCTAATGACTGGCGAACTCTTTCCTGAAAATCGGATTTCTTGATTCCATATGAAAATTCTCTGTTTATAAAGGCTTTTGCCAAACATTTTCTCCGTCAGCCCGCataaattttcaaaatattttgttaAGCCTAATAGTGCCGGGGGGTAAGGGCGTGTTTTCCGTCTTTCATTGTGCTTTTGTAAATAAACTTAATTATTAATTAGTAATTATAGACAATATAATGATTTGTGTCTCTGAAACAGCAGAAGGAACAGTACACCCCAGCCCGCTGTGTGGcacaaataaaattatttacatacaaataaaaaaaattactCCCAACTCTCACTGCCATCCATGCTTTGCTTGCGGTGTTTAATTAACTTTTGCAGGGAAATTACTCGGAGAACTTTAAAGCGATAAAACTTTTGCGAGCTGACATTTGCCCCCTTCGACTTCTTTCTACCAAAATTACAATATTAAATTTAGTTTCGcataaaacagaaaacaaTTAAACTTCTGAACGCCCGCACATAAAACAAGACCAAACTCACCAGGCGCAGCGCCCCGCCCCGCACCGCCTGCTGGCTCGTGGAACTGCATAAATGTTTGGCTTTGATGACAGAACAGAACGACAGGCCCGACCAGTTCCGCCCTGTCCTGCAGACAGGTGACGGGTTGTATTTATCTGTTGCTCCTGCCTCGTTTATTGTGGCCCTGCGGTGATTTTACGGCGAACaaacagcaacggcagaagcagaagaaTGTAAATCCCGTCTGAGTGCAGGTCGAGCAGGGAAAACTTTGCGGCTTGCCGTGCTAATGATTCAATCTACTTGCCCGAGCTGCCCTGAAAGTTTACAAATTTGGACAGGAACAACGTCAAAAACCACAAAATCACGCCAAGAGGAGGAAATAAAGCGAcaagcaaaaataaatttgaattgAAAGCGCTTTCAGATTTTAATTGCAGCGGCTCACGGAACGAACTGCAATCAACCCTTTTTTCCTTCTTCAAAATAGTTGACGAGCTTTCCTTTTAACGAAAATCGATACATACCCTTCTATAATATTATCGCGAAAATGTGGCCGCGAACAAACGGAGAAATGGAGCTCCAGTACAACGGTATACCTACATATTTTTGGAGGTAATGATTTCTGTTCCCGATCGGCCGATTTATTATTTCGATTAAATGAACACCCGGCGCACAAATAAAACTGCAATGTGTGGTTTATTGCGCGagatccaaattgcaagtgtcgcttgcttgcccttcacgttgccgctccgatcgctgagcgcagcttcgctcggcatACATACACaagcagacgcaaagcggagataacGAAGAGAGAGCTTCGAGAGAACGCTTAGCAGGGtgagcaagcgcaaagctttatcACACATAGACACATACGAGTGACATATTGAGTGACTAATTGGCAAGCAGTTAATCGACGGAGTTATGCTCTTCATTTATGTAAAGTATTAACGATTACCTCTAACTACAAAATGTGGCTGGGTTTCAAACTCTAAAGAGTTACAAATAATTGCGCTTCTGCAAATTCATATGGCTTAAGTAAGAACATAACGATAGAGCAATTAATCGCTATGACGATCAGCTCAGGAACAGGGCTGACGGGCCGAATTTCCCGTGCTCAATGCAACAAATCTTAgaagagagcggagagcgtGAGAGAACTGAAGAAACGAAGAAGGCGGAATAAAGAACCGAAAGAACGGCCTGCCGTGCGTAAGCACATGCGGTGAACAATGAACAGCATTCTATGAAAATATCAATACTAAAAATTAGTTTAAATCGATTAAATTCATACAATCATTGGTCAGCAGTTTATTTTCAAATTAAGAGCAAACAAGATTGGCGGGGATTGGGAAAGACACGTATCAATCAGTGCAAATTGAGTTTGTCCGTAATATATTTGCACGCAATTAAAAGAGGGGATGGCAAGCGAGTGCGGATAATTATGATTTCATTTAAGAGACTCAACTGCGAAAAATTATGCGTGCAAACACACGACCAAGCCACCACACGGAGCTGATAATCGCGCATTCGCCTCGTACGCCCGCTTGCGATGAAAATTAGGGAGCGGACCGCATTACTGTTGACCAACGCTACCCTTACCAGTGCTGTTGACGCCTAACCTGAACCCACGACAGCCCCCTACATTTCCTGCGACTGTGTCGTTCCatatgtgtgtgcgtatgtatgcgtgGAAATGCGAAATAATGACTCGTGTGCCGGCTTATCCGCTTAATTCGACATACTTTTGCCTGCTCTGGTTCGGTTAAATTTCCATGTTTCGCTTGTGCTATCGAGGTCTGAATTAAGGTAAATTAAGTTACGCTCACGTACATTACTGCGGATTAAACGACGAAATGATCAAACAAAAGGACTGTCGGACTTCGAAAATAAAACGGGCATGGCGGTTGCGGGACTTAATTAAGTACAACTTTTTTTGATTACCATGAAAGTAGCAGCAGGGTTGAGTCAAACTTAGAATATACTGGAATTAATGTAATATAATGAACGTTACTCAATCAAATTTAACAAAATTCTTTTTATTGTTTCTTACGAAGTACATTACGttgaatatatgtacatacgagtatagCTATGAGTATGTGTATTTGCTATTCGCTTATATCGCAGTTGTAATCcattttttatttctttgATAGCCTGTTAACAGTAATGACAGTTAATTTCAATTAATTTGAGGTTCGGTAATGTAATTTTCAGAACTAATAATAAtcctaataataataatttcatTCTCAAATTAATGAGCAAGTTTTTTCGATGcgttgtcataattatatacattatttaatatgaatgaatattttattttcagTTGTACCTTTCAAGTAACTTGATTTTTCCATTATATTTAAAGCTATGCGTACAAATAAGACCAACGTATAGTATTAGCTTTGTAAGTTTGTTGTTTGCCAGATGCAAAATATACCCAAAGATCTCcataaaatgattagcagtcGTTTTCATAGCAACAAAATCTAAAAATATTACTATGTCTATATTCTCTTTTCCCATAATTTCCATCATGACCGATAAAAGTGATTGTATGTAATGTATTGATGAAAGTATTTACTGGTTGATTGAATATACATTACACACAGATTACGAAATGGTTTCGTTATATTTGATGTTCTGGATCGTATGTTTATGTTCATCCTTAGCTATTAAATAGTCCTATGTACAATATATTCAAGTATCCACACTCATAATTACTTATCATGATTCAGACAAAGCTTCCCTTAGGTCTACGTCTACCCGTagctgttgccgctccacctTTCGGCTGACTCTGATTGCTTGCGGGTGCCAGTAGTTGATATGCAGAGATGATACATTCGAGGAGGCGTTGGAGCAGCTGCAGGAGAGTAGCCATCGCACAACTGAACTGGCAACCAACGCCATGATGAGAGCCATTCGAGTGCTCCGGTTGCTGCTGGCCACTCGGAAACCTTTACTCTTCTGCATCGCCGCGGGGCTTTCATCTGTGGGCGACGAAGAGGCGAGAAAAAAGTGGCATTTAGAAGACGGTAACACCAGATACCCGCTTTAGTACTAGTACATTGGTACTTGTACAACTCACCATTGATGACATTGACCAGCACACTGGCCGCCTCCGCTGTGGTCGGCAGGCACGTATAATTGCCCGTATCAAGCAGTTGTGCATTGGCAATGCGTAATCTGTAATACATTGTAATAAGGTCAAGTCTTGAAAACACTGTACATCTTAATTGCTTCCCTCTCCCAGCGTCTCCGATTCATTAATTTGGATTCAACTTCATcgatatataaaaatataaatataaaaataccaAGCGATGTGCCAAGTGGAAGCGAACACACCTGCTGCCCACTCAGCATTACATCCCATTGCCCTTCACGTGACGTTCCATTCTCCTGGTTCTCGAAATGCCTCAGATTAGAGGAAACTCCGTACTAACTGTGCCATTTTGTTGGTAATGATGAAAGTGATTTTGCTAGTATACTAGCATGTTTATACGACTTACCTGCTCTGTAGCTTCTCTGTCAGAGTTGATTCCATGGAGATACGCTGCAAATCAATGGCCGCATCATTCGGATGGGCAACAAACGGCGTTAATATGTATGGGCCGCGATACCAGTAGATGGGACCAATATCCTGTGCCGATGTCGTCGGCTGTTTTACCAGGCATGTGAGCGTTATGACGCTGCCCACTTTGACGTACAAGTCCGTCGGACCAGCAATAATCGCTTTGGCATCTGGCGGCGTAACTGCAGTTTGGCATAGATCGGAATGGAACAAGCAACAAATTGATTAACAGCATGTTCAGGTGCTCTCTTCCTCCCGCACACATGGGGGGGGTTGGCTTCTAATCATTCGTCTGGCTAACGCATAATTCAATGGGTTTCAATTGATTGGGAGGGTGGAATGGGACTCCCAACAATTTTCCAGCAGAAGCAGCGCCACAGAGCGTACTTGTGCGTGGCATTCCTGGGAGCATGTGTGCTCCGGCCTTATACCTCGGAGGGACAATAGCTGTATCCCTGATTTCAGACTGATAATGAGCAGGTTGTGCCGCTCAAATTGCAGCAAACGGGGGCCGAAGAGGGGGTACGCGATGTGGAGCGATTCTAGTCATGGCTTCAAGGTAAAATCGATTTTTAAATCTTATTTATAACACCCTATCTTATTCATCTCTCTATCTGTTCATCTACATACTATATGGGTATATGGAAAGAGCAGAACATTTTTGTAATTATTCAAAAATTGACATTTTCTGATGGCATTGTGATATCAAAAAGCCCCTATAACAGAAAATAATAAGTGAGTGGTGCACGGTAAAAAGATGTTTCCGACCTTTCGGATACCTTTTATTCCTTAAGATCTGAAAATCATAATCCTGCAACCTGTTGAGGCTTTTAGATCTTTTCTGAAGAATTGAAGACACATTTTAGGATACGAGTATTGAGCAGACTGGTCTTCGCAGATGCACTGGGTATGAAAATCTAATTTGTAACCCCGGACACAGAATTTTAGGTTTGGTTTTATGTAAGTGTCCTTGGGTTCTGGCGCGTTTATTCCCGACTGATGGGACTGGCATAACATTGACCCATTGTTTGTCAATGAAGTTGTTGGTTCTCGAGGGTGGTCTCGCATTTTACACACGTTTTTAGTGCTGTTAGCCAGTTAATGTGAGTCAGCTATTGTGTTGGTACAACGTGGGTGTGTGTATCTGGTGGGGTTTTCTAAAATCCCTACTGTGTTCTCGGGAGAGTAGAGGAGAAGAGCTTTCCGTTCGCTGACGCAGCTGCCGCAGACAGGGACAAATGTGCACGCTGCCTAGTACAAGACCGTTTTAGGCACTGAAAACTGCCTTAATGTTTTTCAGTGCGTTCAGTCCACCGTTTTCGGCGAACACAGCAGGCAGTCAGCAAAGTCAAATGTTGACGTTGTTAATGATGTGCGGGGTGGCACTGGCCGCAAGGACTCGGTCGGCATTCAAGCCTATAAGCGGATTTCAACACTCCCGAAGAGCAGTTCAGCATTGAGTAGCATCAGCGAGGGGAAGAGCAATCCAGTTAGTTAATTAACTTGGCAATGGGTTGGTGTCGTTTGGGTAGGTCTTAAATACTATCGATTTGAGAGATTGAAATTGTTGGAATGGCTAGAAAAGTGAAGACGGATGAGGTCATAGATTTCCCTAAAAAATACAAAGATTTTTTTTATATCCTTACTCTGTAAACGGTACAGAATTATTTAACACTCCCAAAGATCAGTTCAGCATAGAATGGTATCAGTGAGGGGAAGGATCCTTAGATCACTCGATCAATCAGAGTTCATGCTTCTCAGAAACAAAATCTCTTAAACCAGCTTACAGAAATACAAATAAAGAAAAATTCCCTGAATGTCTTCCTAAAAATATCTTGAATCTGATGTAAATCAGTGAACAATTTTGTGGTCTTGCGCCCACGTGATTCGCGTGACGACGTCATAAATATTTTGATCACGATTTCATCGCTAGCGAGCACTTCCTTCGCTCCGAATCATTAGCATATATTTCGTAGCTTAACAGAGCAGGTGGCGGCCCTTCAGAACTTCCCATGTCCCTTGTCCCATTCCTGCCGCCGATGAGCTCCAGGCCAGACGAGGACCGGGCACGAGGCCGGATTACGAGTACTATGTATGTACATCCGCAATGCAGCCGCACCCGAGAAGGATGTTTGAATATTTTGCATCCTTAGGCACTTGCATGCTGAAA
The sequence above is a segment of the Drosophila miranda strain MSH22 chromosome 4, D.miranda_PacBio2.1, whole genome shotgun sequence genome. Coding sequences within it:
- the LOC108164206 gene encoding uncharacterized protein LOC108164206 isoform X2 codes for the protein MTAGYFGVHCFAKSRNTSVNDLLPVISSPEASIESDYVYIASLVRNSKHFAHFNNAVDEEQEPEEHPIDETTYPPPLFDFGMPRNITARTGHTAAINCRVDHLGDKSVSWIRKRDLHILTAGVLTYTSDERFKVVRTADSKDWTLHVKYAQPRDSGIYECQVNTEPKISMAFRLNVIVTPPDAKAIIAGPTDLYVKVGSVITLTCLVKQPTTSAQDIGPIYWYRGPYILTPFVAHPNDAAIDLQRISMESTLTEKLQSRLRIANAQLLDTGNYTCLPTTAEAASVLVNVINDESPAAMQKSKGFRVASSNRSTRMALIMALVASSVVRWLLSCSCSNASSNVSSLHINYWHPQAIRVSRKVERQQLRVDVDLREALSES
- the LOC108164206 gene encoding zwei Ig domain protein zig-8 isoform X3, which encodes MPRNITARTGHTAAINCRVDHLGDKSVSWIRKRDLHILTAGVLTYTSDERFKVVRTADSKDWTLHVKYAQPRDSGIYECQVNTEPKISMAFRLNVIVTPPDAKAIIAGPTDLYVKVGSVITLTCLVKQPTTSAQDIGPIYWYRGPYILTPFVAHPNDAAIDLQRISMESTLTEKLQSRLRIANAQLLDTGNYTCLPTTAEAASVLVNVINDESPAAMQKSKGFRVASSNRSTRMALIMALVASSVVRWLLSCSCSNASSNVSSLHINYWHPQAIRVSRKVERQQLRVDVDLREALSES